The Armatimonadota bacterium genome includes a region encoding these proteins:
- a CDS encoding flavin reductase family protein translates to MGTFVSLDLKAMRVSKAYGILTATIQPRPIAFVSTVARDGTPNLAPFSFFMAGGSNPPSLVFCPVLLPTGEPKDTLRNIEETGEFVVNLVTRSMADRMNAASFDYPPEVDEWKVSGFEEIASETVFPPRVKESPVQFECRRFQVIRHGEGKSGTVYVIGEILRVHLSTELWDPETERVLSERFRPIGRLGGREYVDLAVPEVFEMARPTEPAV, encoded by the coding sequence GTGGGCACCTTTGTCTCCTTGGACCTCAAGGCGATGCGCGTCTCGAAGGCTTACGGAATCCTGACCGCCACCATCCAGCCTCGCCCGATCGCGTTCGTGAGCACCGTCGCCAGGGACGGGACCCCCAACCTCGCGCCCTTCAGCTTCTTCATGGCCGGTGGCTCCAACCCTCCCAGCCTGGTGTTTTGCCCCGTGCTTCTCCCCACTGGCGAGCCCAAGGACACCCTTCGCAACATCGAGGAGACCGGGGAGTTCGTGGTGAATCTGGTCACGCGGTCCATGGCCGATCGTATGAACGCTGCGTCCTTTGATTACCCCCCGGAAGTCGATGAGTGGAAGGTTTCGGGCTTTGAGGAGATCGCGAGCGAGACGGTCTTTCCGCCACGTGTGAAAGAAAGCCCGGTGCAGTTTGAATGTCGCCGCTTTCAGGTGATCCGGCATGGGGAAGGCAAGAGCGGCACGGTCTACGTGATCGGCGAGATTCTGCGCGTTCACCTGAGCACCGAACTGTGGGACCCCGAAACCGAGCGCGTGCTCTCCGAGCGATTCCGCCCAATTGGGAGGCTGGGTGGAAGGGAGTATGTGGACCTTGCGGTGCCGGAGGTTTTTGAAATGGCAAGGCCAACTGAGCCTGCCGTGTAG
- a CDS encoding C40 family peptidase, protein MGRTWCAFALGIIATPAAIGQSLTHIVQQGETLSQIASRYSVDTIDLAHANGINKIHKLKLGYQIFIPERLHPKLPTDLLRKDALEAISFDSSPVAQLMLVSFAGKAAPKTAASNPAKQAAKVAAKPLPKVAAKSAAPAKPAANPVAKLLSPAPKKPSGGYTVVSGDNDWVIARKFDTKPSLIRAANPNLDWTRLQIGQKIALPNGSTKVAAKSASSSGIARIRTRRAVVARDAVNIRRDASASSSVVTKVDRGTSVTVLDRAGDWYKLKFPRGTVGWVRGDMLKPMSSSAYVKARSSSKRQYSRKDDSRSRVVYSPKTGNAVVDNAMAMLGTRYRYGSASRGATDCSGLTTQVYKKMGVKLPRTSREQSKTGASVSKSELKPGDLVFFHTGRSRRVNHVGIYKGNGVFVHASSAKGRVREDRLSDGYYASRFVGARRPVGGRAQATKSAPQKAASKPAQVAAKSSSKPIGEHADGADDSGQN, encoded by the coding sequence ATGGGGAGGACATGGTGCGCCTTTGCGCTTGGAATCATCGCGACACCGGCGGCAATAGGCCAAAGCCTCACCCACATCGTTCAGCAGGGCGAAACTCTCTCTCAAATTGCCTCGCGCTACTCTGTCGACACGATTGACCTGGCCCACGCCAACGGCATCAACAAGATTCACAAGTTGAAGCTGGGCTACCAGATTTTCATCCCCGAGCGGCTGCATCCGAAACTCCCCACGGACCTTCTCAGAAAGGACGCCCTGGAAGCCATTTCCTTTGATTCGAGCCCCGTGGCTCAACTCATGCTCGTCAGTTTCGCGGGAAAGGCCGCACCAAAAACCGCCGCGAGCAATCCGGCCAAGCAGGCCGCCAAGGTGGCAGCCAAGCCGCTTCCCAAAGTGGCCGCAAAGAGCGCTGCTCCCGCAAAGCCGGCCGCGAACCCCGTCGCCAAGCTGCTGAGCCCAGCACCCAAGAAGCCATCGGGTGGCTACACCGTGGTCTCCGGCGACAACGACTGGGTCATCGCACGAAAGTTCGACACCAAGCCCTCGCTGATCCGAGCAGCCAACCCGAATCTGGACTGGACGCGCCTGCAGATCGGGCAGAAGATCGCCCTGCCAAACGGCTCGACGAAGGTCGCCGCCAAATCGGCCTCCAGCAGCGGCATCGCGCGCATCAGGACCCGCCGCGCGGTGGTGGCACGCGACGCGGTAAACATTCGCCGGGACGCAAGCGCGAGTTCCTCGGTTGTGACGAAGGTGGATCGCGGAACTTCGGTCACCGTCCTCGACCGAGCGGGCGACTGGTACAAGCTCAAGTTCCCGCGCGGTACCGTCGGCTGGGTCCGTGGAGACATGCTCAAACCGATGAGCTCATCAGCCTACGTCAAGGCCCGCAGCAGCTCCAAGCGCCAGTATTCGCGCAAGGACGACTCTCGCTCTCGGGTCGTTTACAGCCCGAAGACCGGGAACGCCGTTGTGGACAACGCCATGGCGATGCTCGGTACCCGCTATCGGTACGGTTCGGCCAGCCGCGGCGCGACCGATTGCTCCGGGCTCACCACGCAGGTCTACAAAAAGATGGGCGTGAAGCTGCCCAGGACCAGCCGCGAGCAATCCAAGACCGGCGCTTCGGTCTCGAAGAGTGAGCTTAAGCCCGGCGACCTCGTGTTTTTCCATACTGGACGCTCCCGCCGCGTGAACCACGTGGGCATCTACAAGGGCAACGGCGTATTCGTCCATGCGAGCAGCGCCAAGGGCCGCGTACGTGAAGATCGCCTCAGCGACGGCTACTATGCTTCGCGGTTTGTGGGTGCGCGCAGGCCGGTTGGCGGCAGGGCACAGGCCACAAAGAGCGCCCCCCAGAAGGCCGCTTCCAAGCCCGCGCAGGTCGCCGCAAAGTCGTCGAGCAAGCCAATCGGCGAGCACGCTGATGGCGCGGACGATTCCGGCCAGAACTAA
- a CDS encoding glycosyltransferase family 2 protein yields the protein MLSTLIVNWNTRDLLLECLESLRQNPPDLPSEVIVVDNASTDGSADAVRERCPEVMLLEPGVNLGYAAGNNRAFGAANGEWLLTLNPDTVIAEGQLQAMINALAAKPEFGCAAPKLVGNDGKLQRSVRGFPTFLGILGDMTGLGKLFPGSRLDSYRLSSMNYDVEGEAPQPMGTFLLFRCDALAKVGDPRAPFDESFPIFFNEVDLLYRLKKAGLPCLFVPSVAVQHLGGASTRQVKKAMIWESHRSLLRFFVKHYRTALNAWAFPILSMFVLGGALIRARGFSAGFRP from the coding sequence ATGCTGAGCACCCTCATCGTCAACTGGAACACGCGGGACCTGCTCCTCGAATGCCTCGAATCGCTCCGCCAGAACCCGCCGGACCTCCCCTCGGAGGTCATCGTGGTCGATAACGCTTCAACCGATGGCAGCGCGGACGCCGTTCGCGAGCGGTGTCCCGAGGTCATGCTCCTCGAACCGGGAGTGAACCTGGGCTATGCGGCCGGAAACAACCGGGCCTTTGGCGCTGCGAACGGCGAGTGGCTCCTAACCCTCAACCCGGACACCGTCATCGCAGAGGGCCAGCTTCAAGCAATGATCAACGCCTTGGCTGCCAAGCCGGAGTTTGGCTGCGCAGCGCCAAAACTGGTGGGCAATGACGGCAAGCTGCAGCGGTCCGTGCGGGGGTTCCCCACGTTTTTGGGCATCCTGGGAGACATGACCGGGCTTGGCAAGCTGTTCCCGGGATCCCGCCTGGACTCTTACAGGCTGAGTTCGATGAACTATGACGTGGAAGGCGAAGCCCCTCAGCCAATGGGCACGTTCCTTCTCTTTCGGTGCGATGCGTTAGCAAAGGTTGGCGACCCCAGGGCCCCCTTCGACGAGTCGTTTCCCATCTTTTTCAACGAAGTGGACCTCCTCTACAGGCTAAAGAAGGCGGGGCTTCCATGCCTATTCGTGCCTTCGGTGGCCGTCCAGCACCTGGGCGGCGCGAGCACGCGGCAGGTCAAGAAAGCGATGATTTGGGAGTCGCACCGAAGCCTGCTGCGCTTTTTCGTCAAGCACTATCGAACGGCCCTCAACGCATGGGCCTTTCCGATTCTGTCGATGTTCGTCCTTGGCGGTGCGCTGATCCGCGCAAGGGGGTTTAGTGCCGGATTTCGACCTTAG
- a CDS encoding glycosyltransferase family 2 protein: protein MPDFDLSVTICSWNTVALLEECLRSLAAVRDEASFEVIVVDNGSTDGSAQAVRERHSWVRLLAQDKNLGFTGGHNLAIRERRGRHAFLLNSDATVHPGALKTLLEFHAQNSDIGIIGPRILNPDGSLQMSCRTFPIPAAALFRNTFLGKLFPNSRYVREYLMKDWDHSALRDVDWVSGAAMFVSSEAIEKVGLMDEAFFMYCEDVDWCFRAHKAGFRVVYLPTAVVTHAIGKSTDQAANRMILRFHRSMLYFYKKNLLPERPVWARPALWLFALGALTARASIFIVKNKIDKVRRRLA from the coding sequence GTGCCGGATTTCGACCTTAGCGTCACGATCTGCTCTTGGAACACCGTGGCGCTCCTTGAGGAGTGCCTTCGGAGCCTCGCCGCCGTGCGCGATGAGGCCAGTTTCGAGGTCATCGTGGTCGACAACGGCTCGACGGACGGCTCGGCTCAGGCGGTTCGAGAGCGGCACTCCTGGGTCCGGCTGCTTGCTCAGGACAAGAACCTCGGGTTCACTGGCGGGCACAATTTGGCGATCCGCGAGCGCCGCGGCAGGCATGCTTTCTTGCTCAACTCCGATGCAACGGTCCACCCCGGCGCGCTCAAGACCCTGCTGGAGTTTCACGCACAAAACTCGGACATTGGGATCATCGGTCCACGCATCCTGAACCCGGACGGCTCGCTTCAGATGAGCTGCCGGACGTTCCCCATCCCCGCGGCGGCGCTGTTCAGAAACACCTTTCTCGGAAAGCTCTTCCCGAACAGCCGGTACGTCCGCGAGTACCTGATGAAGGACTGGGACCACAGCGCTCTTCGCGATGTGGATTGGGTCTCCGGGGCCGCCATGTTCGTCTCTAGCGAGGCGATCGAAAAGGTCGGGCTCATGGACGAGGCGTTCTTTATGTACTGCGAGGATGTCGACTGGTGCTTTCGGGCGCACAAGGCCGGATTTCGGGTCGTGTATCTGCCCACGGCCGTCGTGACTCACGCCATCGGCAAGAGCACCGACCAAGCTGCCAACCGCATGATTCTGCGCTTCCACCGCTCGATGCTCTACTTCTACAAGAAGAACCTGCTCCCTGAACGGCCCGTATGGGCCAGGCCCGCGCTGTGGCTCTTCGCGCTTGGCGCCCTTACGGCGCGTGCCTCGATTTTCATCGTGAAGAACAAGATCGACAAGGTCCGCAGGAGGCTCGCCTGA